From a region of the Drosophila ananassae strain 14024-0371.13 chromosome XL, ASM1763931v2, whole genome shotgun sequence genome:
- the LOC6503704 gene encoding RILP-like protein homolog isoform X1, translated as MPGFHLNEMGEMVLDAIDDIGVVDVYDLASDIGKEYERIMDRFGTDAVSGLMPKIINTLELLEALATKNERENSTIQELRDKVAQLESEKLEKAEFRRRFEKELELIEEQWRSETNELVDLVSSLQDENKRLVKQTQDLQSSSAQSSGLGASLTESIISMTNNELHSALSDTQVLQRLKEQIYKQRDELKQRERELQDKYSELEHLNIQAERLKASERDTRRRHKLMQAQVKTLCEERADFLAQLQDQSREINQLRKRLGLAEKENEDLVASYDDGQNDPNRPRYTTRELKELISERDELLTTIDGLNEQLAELKPPSQAKAKRQRHFSSSDDSDDEDDGHVADNDDDEEEEEAAEADVPAAGETPPEHDAPVQGPLPYEPDDAPWKKSSESGIRKFFRKLFSDPSDGNNTFPKRSLATLSKMALSASPGSVSASEAANLGSCLYLTLSLAIHLLRWSCTYLVYTLDCCALVILSCYAILFT; from the exons ATGCCCGGCTTCCACCTCAATGAAATGGGTGAAATGGTCCTGGACGCCATCGACGACATCGGCGTGGTCGATGTCTATGACCTGGCCTCCGATATTGGCAAGGAGTACGAGCGGATCATGGACCGCTTCGGAACGGATGCGGTGAGTGGTCTGATGCCGAAGATCATCAATACGCTGGAGCTCCTGGAGGCGCTGGCCACGAAGAACGAGCGCGAGAACTCCACCATCCAGGAGTTGCGGGACAAGGTGGCCCAGCTGGAGAGCGAGAAGCTGGAGAAGGCCGAGTTCCGGCGACGCTTCGAAAAGGAGCTGGAGCTCATTGAGGAGCAGTGGCGCAGCGAGACCAATGAGCTGGTGGACCTGGTCTCCTCGCTGCAGGACGAGaacaagcgcctggtcaagcAGACGCAGGACCTGCAGTCGTCTTCCGCGCAGAGCTCCGGCCTGGGGGCCAGCCTCACCGAGAGCATCATCAGCATGACCAACAACGAGCTGCACAGCGCGCTGTCGGACACCCAAGTGCTGCAGCGGCTCAAGGAGCAGATCTACAAGCAGCGGGACGAACTGAAGCAGCGCGAGCGCGAGCTGCAGGACAAGTACAGCgagctggagcac CTTAACATCCAGGCGGAGCGCCTGAAGGCCTCCGAGCGGGACACTCGCCGCCGCCACAAGCTGATGCAGGCTCAGGTGAAGACGCTGTGCGAGGAGCGGGCCGACTTCCTGGCCCAGCTGCAGGATCAGAGCCGGGAGATCAACCAGCTGCGCAAGCGTCTGGGCCTGGCCGAGAAGGAGAACGAGGACCTTGTAGCCTCCTACGACGATGGCCAAAACGATCCGAATCGGCCGCGGTACACCACCCGGGAGTTGAAGGAGCTGATAAGCGAGCGGGACGAGCTATTGACCACCATCGACGGCCTCAACGAGCAGCTGGCGGAGCTGAAGCCGCCTAGTCAGGCGAAGGCCAAGCGCCAGCGCCACTTCTCCAGCTCGGAcgacagcgacgacgaggacgaCGGTCATGTGGCGgacaacgacgacgacgaggaggaggaggaggccgcCGAGGCGGACGTGCCGGCAGCCGGCGAAAC GCCCCCCGAGCACGACGCTCCTGTGCAGGGGCCGCTGCCCTACGAACCGGACGACGCCCCCTGGAAAAAGAGCTCGGAGTCGGGAATACGCAAGTT CTTCCGGAAACTATTCTCGGATCCTTCGGACGGAAACAACACATTCCCGAAACGTTCCTTGGCCACGCTCTCGAAGATGGCTCTCTCGGCCTCGCCCGGTTCCGTATCCGCCTCCGAGGCGGCGAA TTTGGGCAGTTGCCTCTACCTGACCCTGTCCCTCGCCATTCACCTGCTCCGCTGGAGCTGTACATACCTAGTATACACCCTCGATTGCTGTGCCCTCGTAATTCTAAGTTGTTATGCGATTCTGTTTACGTAA
- the LOC6503704 gene encoding RILP-like protein homolog isoform X2, with product MPGFHLNEMGEMVLDAIDDIGVVDVYDLASDIGKEYERIMDRFGTDAVSGLMPKIINTLELLEALATKNERENSTIQELRDKVAQLESEKLEKAEFRRRFEKELELIEEQWRSETNELVDLVSSLQDENKRLVKQTQDLQSSSAQSSGLGASLTESIISMTNNELHSALSDTQVLQRLKEQIYKQRDELKQRERELQDKYSELEHLNIQAERLKASERDTRRRHKLMQAQVKTLCEERADFLAQLQDQSREINQLRKRLGLAEKENEDLVASYDDGQNDPNRPRYTTRELKELISERDELLTTIDGLNEQLAELKPPSQAKAKRQRHFSSSDDSDDEDDGHVADNDDDEEEEEAAEADVPAAGETPPEHDAPVQGPLPYEPDDAPWKKSSESGIRKFFRKLFSDPSDGNNTFPKRSLATLSKMALSASPGSVSASEAAK from the exons ATGCCCGGCTTCCACCTCAATGAAATGGGTGAAATGGTCCTGGACGCCATCGACGACATCGGCGTGGTCGATGTCTATGACCTGGCCTCCGATATTGGCAAGGAGTACGAGCGGATCATGGACCGCTTCGGAACGGATGCGGTGAGTGGTCTGATGCCGAAGATCATCAATACGCTGGAGCTCCTGGAGGCGCTGGCCACGAAGAACGAGCGCGAGAACTCCACCATCCAGGAGTTGCGGGACAAGGTGGCCCAGCTGGAGAGCGAGAAGCTGGAGAAGGCCGAGTTCCGGCGACGCTTCGAAAAGGAGCTGGAGCTCATTGAGGAGCAGTGGCGCAGCGAGACCAATGAGCTGGTGGACCTGGTCTCCTCGCTGCAGGACGAGaacaagcgcctggtcaagcAGACGCAGGACCTGCAGTCGTCTTCCGCGCAGAGCTCCGGCCTGGGGGCCAGCCTCACCGAGAGCATCATCAGCATGACCAACAACGAGCTGCACAGCGCGCTGTCGGACACCCAAGTGCTGCAGCGGCTCAAGGAGCAGATCTACAAGCAGCGGGACGAACTGAAGCAGCGCGAGCGCGAGCTGCAGGACAAGTACAGCgagctggagcac CTTAACATCCAGGCGGAGCGCCTGAAGGCCTCCGAGCGGGACACTCGCCGCCGCCACAAGCTGATGCAGGCTCAGGTGAAGACGCTGTGCGAGGAGCGGGCCGACTTCCTGGCCCAGCTGCAGGATCAGAGCCGGGAGATCAACCAGCTGCGCAAGCGTCTGGGCCTGGCCGAGAAGGAGAACGAGGACCTTGTAGCCTCCTACGACGATGGCCAAAACGATCCGAATCGGCCGCGGTACACCACCCGGGAGTTGAAGGAGCTGATAAGCGAGCGGGACGAGCTATTGACCACCATCGACGGCCTCAACGAGCAGCTGGCGGAGCTGAAGCCGCCTAGTCAGGCGAAGGCCAAGCGCCAGCGCCACTTCTCCAGCTCGGAcgacagcgacgacgaggacgaCGGTCATGTGGCGgacaacgacgacgacgaggaggaggaggaggccgcCGAGGCGGACGTGCCGGCAGCCGGCGAAAC GCCCCCCGAGCACGACGCTCCTGTGCAGGGGCCGCTGCCCTACGAACCGGACGACGCCCCCTGGAAAAAGAGCTCGGAGTCGGGAATACGCAAGTT CTTCCGGAAACTATTCTCGGATCCTTCGGACGGAAACAACACATTCCCGAAACGTTCCTTGGCCACGCTCTCGAAGATGGCTCTCTCGGCCTCGCCCGGTTCCGTATCCGCCTCCGAGGCGGCGAAGTAA